The genomic region TTCATTATTTATGCATAATTGCAGAATTCAATTAGAATAGAGCATGATATTGCTTCCATATAGAATTTACAAGTGTGCCTTTGTAGGACTCTAGGTGACATGCTTCCCATAGTGTTTGAGGAAATTGTCCAAAAACTTATTGCTCATCAAAAAGCATTTAAAACCCACTAAAGATGGAAGTTTCATAACTTACAATGATCTTTGCCTTGTATGGTGCCACAAGTGGAATGGCTGCAATCTTATATAAGAAATCAAAAACCTTGCCCTACAACAAGAAATTACTTTGTCAATGAAGGAAAAAATTATCACAAGGTATTGCTACCACTGTAACAATGATATAAATTGAGGGAAATAGCCAATGATGCAAGACATTGACCCAAAGACCTACAGAAACATTTACAAATTCTGATAATAGAAGAAAAGAATTCACTACTTTGAATTCAGTGAGCATCCCAGGTATGTTAGGTTCAACATCTTCCTCTCCCTTTTGTTTCTCCTTGTCAGCCTCAAACTTTGGTTTCCAGTATTTGTCCCTGTATTCCTGAGCAATGGAAACATTATTGGCAATCAAAATATTGTCAAACAAGAGTCCGTCTTGCATGGTCCAGATCTCAATTCCAATAGCAGTAATTGCTTCCATGTTTGGACACTTCAACCCAAAGTATGCCGGATTTGGTATGTTCTGAGGTTTCCAGAATCCTTTGTAGTTTGGATTGTCAATCATAGGTGGATACCATTTGCCTTTATAGTTAGGATTCCTCTTAAGAGGCCTTTCCCATTTACCACAACCTGGTGCCTCCTCACACTTTGGATTTGTAATTTTAGGAATCTTCCAATTCCCATCTTTGTCATCATCCCAATCAGCAGGTTTTTGGGAGTCTGGATCATCTATTTCCTTGGGCTCATCTTCTAGCCATCCTTCTGGTTTCTTTGCATCTAGATCCTCAATTTCCATAGGTGCATCCTCATCCCAGTTATCtggtttttttaattttggatCTGGAATCTTAGCACGTTCATCCCAGTCCTCAGGTTTCTTGTCATCAGGATCAGGTATTGTCATGGGTGGAAGAACAGGAGGATCAAAGTCACCAGAAAGAAGGTTAGCTGTCTTTTTTTCTTCTCCATCTATCAGAATCTTGAGTGTGCTGTTGGGATAGATAACTGCAGTGTATACATGGGTGATCTTATCAGTTATAGGTAGGGGTGAATACTTCAAATGGTGCTCGACATATTTGTCTGTCTTTGGGTTTTTGTGGCGAAAAATAAAGCAAACTTTATTCGTAGCTCCACACTTGTCAGGCCCAAACATGATAGAAAAAGGAGACTGATTGTCAAAATGTTTTGGATCCCATCCAGCATTCTGGGGAATCAGATACTTCAAATATGCACCTCCACAAACTAGCCCATTCTGTGCCTTCAGATCATATTGCAGAACCACTGGATCATCTTTGAAATGCACTTCTGGTATTTTAACTGCTATACCATATTTCCTTGCTGTTTGACTAACAAGCAATCCATAGTCATCATAAGCATCATTCTTTTCATGCTTCCACTTTCCTGTACAAGCAAAACAAAATCAACATGCTTCCAATCTAGCTCGATGAAATTTGTAGGATGTAAGAACTAAACAAGCAAATAGTTATTGGGTTAAAAGTGGATTTGTACTACTTGTGTGAAGTTTTTTACTTTAAATTTGTCAGTCTGAACCAAGAAAACTCAAAATTCAATTTAATCATATTCAGCCAAACCAAGATGGGGATTACACAAAATATCAAAGTAAATATACCCAAAAAAAAGTTCACTATGATGAAACATAGATACTTCACCTTGATAATCTTTCTTCTCAGAAGGAATCCAGCGACCTTCCCATGACTTATCGAAAGATTCAAAAAACACCTGaatccaaaaataatctgactCAAAAGCATAATCTTTAACCTCAAATCTAAAAAAATTGCAGCCAATCATGAATGAGAGGATaaaatcaatacagacaaaaaaagATAGACCAAGAGCTAAAAACAGGCACACTCAAATATGACCTTGGAGAAGACAGCATAGACTATGTTTAAAAGTATGAAAACACATttacaataatataaaataaataatgaaatgaACCATTAGTTCTGCACTAAACAGAAAGACAAGCTAAAAAAATAGTGTCACAAGCAAGAAATTTATCTAAAGGAAAACCATGCTACAAGAATATCCCACCTAATCATGCAGCCtactttaatttaaattaatttaatttaatttaatttgtgttAATGCCTACGGAACCAAAATTTCCATGGGACTGAAAGAGGTACCATGCAAAGATAATAAGAGTATTGCAGGGCGTTGGCTCTCAAAGTTGCAAACTCCACACCACTAGAGGCAAGACCAATCCTCAAGGCCAGGGGAATTTATCATCAAGAGAAAGGCAAAAAGTCATCAACAAAGTGTGGACAACTAAGGGCCAATTCATGAGAGTGGAAAAACTCTCCTACTTTAGGCTCTACTAGGCCAACGGAGCTGTTCCTAGAGGTATCCAAACAAGAAAATGGAAGAAAAACACAAGCTAGGCCCTTAGCAACTAGTGAGAAACAAGGTGAAACTACTGAAATAAAATCTTCTTCAAAGTGTATGCAAATCTACAATAAGTTTCTTTATACAAGATCACCATAAAATATTATTATGTAGATATGTAAATCAGCAACAACAATTAATTCAGAAAACCATATAAACACAAGATTTATATGGAGAAACTCTTTCagaaaaaactccaccaaagaaagTGAAGTGTGCATTAATCTTCAATGTACACAAAAGATTATTAACACACTAACAATCTAC from Cryptomeria japonica chromosome 3, Sugi_1.0, whole genome shotgun sequence harbors:
- the LOC131046020 gene encoding calnexin homolog isoform X1 produces the protein MGLGLIAGFSCSFTLWLMLILFSSFTYSSPVFFESFDKSWEGRWIPSEKKDYQGKWKHEKNDAYDDYGLLVSQTARKYGIAVKIPEVHFKDDPVVLQYDLKAQNGLVCGGAYLKYLIPQNAGWDPKHFDNQSPFSIMFGPDKCGATNKVCFIFRHKNPKTDKYVEHHLKYSPLPITDKITHVYTAVIYPNSTLKILIDGEEKKTANLLSGDFDPPVLPPMTIPDPDDKKPEDWDERAKIPDPKLKKPDNWDEDAPMEIEDLDAKKPEGWLEDEPKEIDDPDSQKPADWDDDKDGNWKIPKITNPKCEEAPGCGKWERPLKRNPNYKGKWYPPMIDNPNYKGFWKPQNIPNPAYFGLKCPNMEAITAIGIEIWTMQDGLLFDNILIANNVSIAQEYRDKYWKPKFEADKEKQKGEEDVEPNIPGMLTEFKGKVFDFLYKIAAIPLVAPYKAKIIDLIQEGEKAPNLTIGIFVSIFGAVISVIQKVIFGRKKIPSASLEGKKKMPQKSPAILRRNKKDHLP
- the LOC131046020 gene encoding calnexin homolog isoform X3, yielding MGLGLIAGFSCSFTLWLMLILFSSFTYSSPVFFESFDKSWEGRWIPSEKKDYQGKWKHEKNDAYDDYGLLVSQTARKYGIAVKIPEVHFKDDPVVLQYDLKAQNGLVCGGAYLKYLIPQNAGWDPKHFDNQSPFSIMFGPDKCGATNKVCFIFRHKNPKTDKYVEHHLKYSPLPITDKITHVYTAVIYPNSTLKILIDGEEKKTANLLSGDFDPPVLPPMTIPDPDDKKPEDWDERAKIPDPKLKKPDNWDEDAPMEIEDLDAKKPEGWLEDEPKEIDDPDSQKPADWDDDKDGNWKIPKITNPKCEEAPGCGKWERPLKRNPNYKGKWYPPMIDNPNYKGFWKPQNIPNPAYFGLKCPNMEAITAIGIEIWTMQDGLLFDNILIANNVSIAQEYRDKYWKPKFEADKEKQKGEEDVEPNIPGMLTEFKGKVFDFLYKIAAIPLVAPYKAKIILSSRSSRRLFLEERKFLLPLWKVKRRCHRRVQPF
- the LOC131046020 gene encoding calnexin homolog isoform X2 gives rise to the protein MGLGLIAGFSCSFTLWLMLILFSSFTYSSPVFFESFDKSWEGRWIPSEKKDYQGKWKHEKNDAYDDYGLLVSQTARKYGIAVKIPEVHFKDDPVVLQYDLKAQNGLVCGGAYLKYLIPQNAGWDPKHFDNQSPFSIMFGPDKCGATNKVCFIFRHKNPKTDKYVEHHLKYSPLPITDKITHVYTAVIYPNSTLKILIDGEEKKTANLLSGDFDPPVLPPMTIPDPDDKKPEDWDERAKIPDPKLKKPDNWDEDAPMEIEDLDAKKPEGWLEDEPKEIDDPDSQKPADWDDDKDGNWKIPKITNPKCEEAPGCGKWERPLKRNPNYKGKWYPPMIDNPNYKGFWKPQNIPNPAYFGLKCPNMEAITAIGIEIWTMQDGLLFDNILIANNVSIAQEYRDKYWKPKFEADKEKQKGEEDVEPNIPGMLTEFKGKVFDFLYKIAAIPLVAPYKAKIIKVIFGRKKIPSASLEGKKKMPQKSPAILRRNKKDHLP